From a region of the Arvicanthis niloticus isolate mArvNil1 chromosome 6, mArvNil1.pat.X, whole genome shotgun sequence genome:
- the LOC117709892 gene encoding calicin-like isoform X1, which translates to MPARSTMKLELTEKNYTSFVLQNLNKQRKCKEYSDMALTVDHHVFFAHRNVLAAVSPLVKSFISSNDMKTTDELYMTIDPNYLSPATVDQLLDYFYSGKVVISEQNVEELLRGAQYFNTPRLRIHCNDFLIKSIRRVNCLRYLFLAELFELKEVSDLAYSGIRDNFHFWASPEGSMHFMSCPPVIFGRLLRDENLHVLNEDQALSALISWVYFRKEEREKYFKKFFNYINLNAVSNKTLQMFASNKLKGLENNSAHVTLMESVLMDRKQERPCSLLTYQRKGALLDSVVILGGQKAHGKFNVHVFAYIIQKNLWLKLSEMPYRAAALSATAAGRYIYISGGATEQMSGLKTAWRYDIDNNSWTKLPDLPIGLVFHTMVTCGETVYSVGGSIAPRQCVSNIYRYDELKEAWCLAGKTSIPMDSTAVITKGDRNLYIVTGRCLVKGYISRVGVVDCFDTCIGELVQCITFPIEFNHRPLLSFHQDNTLRIHSHRQSVEINLQKRNANKLTTSVPLLPNSCPLDVSHAICTIGDSKVFVCGGVTTASNVQTKDYTINPNAYLLDQKIGEWKTLACPPEALDCPACCLAKLPCKILQRI; encoded by the exons ATG CCAGCAAGAAGCACCATGAAACTGGAATTAACAGAGAAAAACTACACCAGCTTTGTGCTGCAAAACCTGAACAAACAGAGGAAGTGCAAAGAGTACTCGGACATGGCCCTGACTGTGGACCACCATGTCTTCTTCGCACATCGCAACGTGCTGGCTGCCGTCTCTCCGCTAGTGAAAAGTTTCATCTCCAGCAACGACATGAAGACCACCGATGAACTCTACATGACCATTGACCCCAACTACCTGAGTCCAGCCACAGTGGACCAGCTCCTGGACTACTTCTACAGCGGCAAAGTGGTGATCTCAGAGCAAAATGTGGAGGAGCTGCTCCGGGGCGCTCAGTATTTCAATACCCCACGCCTTCGGATTCACTGCAATGACTTCCTTATTAAATCCATTCGCCGCGTCAACTGCTTGCGCTATCTCTTCTTGGCTGAGCTGTTCGAGCTCAAAGAAGTATCAGACTTGGCCTACTCTGGCATTCGTGACAACTTCCACTTCTGGGCCAGTCCTGAGGGCTCTATGCACTTCATGAGCTGCCCACCTGTCATCTTCGGCCGCCTCCTCCGTGATGAAAACCTTCACGTGCTCAATGAGGACCAAGCTCTCAGTGCACTCATCAGTTGGGTGTACTTCCGGAAGGAGGAGCGGGAAAAATACTTCAAGAAGTTCTTCAATTACATCAATCTCAATGCTGTCTCCAACAAGACGCTGCAGATGTTTGCCAGCAACAAGCTGAAGGGCTTGGAGAACAACTCCGCCCACGTGACCTTGATGGAAAGTGTCCTGATGGACCGCAAGCAGGAACGCCCGTGCAGCCTGCTGACCTACCAGCGGAAAGGGGCTCTGCTTGATTCAGTGGTCATCCTTGGTGGCCAGAAGGCCCATGGCAAGTTCAATGtacatgtatttgcatatatCATCCAGAAGAACCTGTGGCTGAAACTCTCAGAGATGCCGTACCGGGCAGCCGCGCTCAGTGCTACTGCTGCCGGCCGTTACATCTACATATCTGGCGGCGCCACTGAGCAGATGTCAGGACTGAAGACAGCATGGCGGTATGATATTGACAACAATTCCTGGACCAAGCTACCTGACCTGCCCATTGGGCTTGTCTTCCACACCATGGTGACCTGTGGGGAGACAGTTTATTCAGTGGGTGGGAGCATTGCCCCACGCCAGTGTGTCTCTAACATCTATCGCTATGATGAACTCAAGGAAGCCTGGTGCTTGGCAGGGAAGACGAGTATTCCCATGGACAGCACAGCAGTGATCACCAAGGGTGACCGAAACCTGTACATTGTCACTGGGCGATGCCTGGTGAAGGGCTACATCTCCCGGGTCGGTGTAGTGGACTGCTTTGACACTTGTATAGGGGAACTGGTCCAGTGTATCACTTTCCCCATAGAATTCAACCACCGGCCCCTGCTCTCCTTCCATCAGGACAACACCCTCCGTATACACAGTCACAGGCAGAGCGTGGAAATCAACTTACAGAAGAGAAATGCCAACAAGTTGACAACCTCAGTACCTCTGTTGCCCAACAGTTGTCCCTTGGATGTATCCCACGCTATCTGCACCATTGGAGACAGCAAGGTATTTGTATGTGGGGGCGTCACCACAGCCAGCAATGTCCAGACGAAAGACTACACCATCAATCCTAATGCTTACTTGCTGGACCAAAAGATAGGTGAATGGAAGACCCTTGCCTGCCCACCCGAGGCACTGGACTGTCCTGCCTGTTGTCTAGCCAAACTGCCTTGCAAGATTCTTCAAAgaatttaa
- the LOC117709892 gene encoding calicin-like isoform X2, which produces MKLELTEKNYTSFVLQNLNKQRKCKEYSDMALTVDHHVFFAHRNVLAAVSPLVKSFISSNDMKTTDELYMTIDPNYLSPATVDQLLDYFYSGKVVISEQNVEELLRGAQYFNTPRLRIHCNDFLIKSIRRVNCLRYLFLAELFELKEVSDLAYSGIRDNFHFWASPEGSMHFMSCPPVIFGRLLRDENLHVLNEDQALSALISWVYFRKEEREKYFKKFFNYINLNAVSNKTLQMFASNKLKGLENNSAHVTLMESVLMDRKQERPCSLLTYQRKGALLDSVVILGGQKAHGKFNVHVFAYIIQKNLWLKLSEMPYRAAALSATAAGRYIYISGGATEQMSGLKTAWRYDIDNNSWTKLPDLPIGLVFHTMVTCGETVYSVGGSIAPRQCVSNIYRYDELKEAWCLAGKTSIPMDSTAVITKGDRNLYIVTGRCLVKGYISRVGVVDCFDTCIGELVQCITFPIEFNHRPLLSFHQDNTLRIHSHRQSVEINLQKRNANKLTTSVPLLPNSCPLDVSHAICTIGDSKVFVCGGVTTASNVQTKDYTINPNAYLLDQKIGEWKTLACPPEALDCPACCLAKLPCKILQRI; this is translated from the coding sequence ATGAAACTGGAATTAACAGAGAAAAACTACACCAGCTTTGTGCTGCAAAACCTGAACAAACAGAGGAAGTGCAAAGAGTACTCGGACATGGCCCTGACTGTGGACCACCATGTCTTCTTCGCACATCGCAACGTGCTGGCTGCCGTCTCTCCGCTAGTGAAAAGTTTCATCTCCAGCAACGACATGAAGACCACCGATGAACTCTACATGACCATTGACCCCAACTACCTGAGTCCAGCCACAGTGGACCAGCTCCTGGACTACTTCTACAGCGGCAAAGTGGTGATCTCAGAGCAAAATGTGGAGGAGCTGCTCCGGGGCGCTCAGTATTTCAATACCCCACGCCTTCGGATTCACTGCAATGACTTCCTTATTAAATCCATTCGCCGCGTCAACTGCTTGCGCTATCTCTTCTTGGCTGAGCTGTTCGAGCTCAAAGAAGTATCAGACTTGGCCTACTCTGGCATTCGTGACAACTTCCACTTCTGGGCCAGTCCTGAGGGCTCTATGCACTTCATGAGCTGCCCACCTGTCATCTTCGGCCGCCTCCTCCGTGATGAAAACCTTCACGTGCTCAATGAGGACCAAGCTCTCAGTGCACTCATCAGTTGGGTGTACTTCCGGAAGGAGGAGCGGGAAAAATACTTCAAGAAGTTCTTCAATTACATCAATCTCAATGCTGTCTCCAACAAGACGCTGCAGATGTTTGCCAGCAACAAGCTGAAGGGCTTGGAGAACAACTCCGCCCACGTGACCTTGATGGAAAGTGTCCTGATGGACCGCAAGCAGGAACGCCCGTGCAGCCTGCTGACCTACCAGCGGAAAGGGGCTCTGCTTGATTCAGTGGTCATCCTTGGTGGCCAGAAGGCCCATGGCAAGTTCAATGtacatgtatttgcatatatCATCCAGAAGAACCTGTGGCTGAAACTCTCAGAGATGCCGTACCGGGCAGCCGCGCTCAGTGCTACTGCTGCCGGCCGTTACATCTACATATCTGGCGGCGCCACTGAGCAGATGTCAGGACTGAAGACAGCATGGCGGTATGATATTGACAACAATTCCTGGACCAAGCTACCTGACCTGCCCATTGGGCTTGTCTTCCACACCATGGTGACCTGTGGGGAGACAGTTTATTCAGTGGGTGGGAGCATTGCCCCACGCCAGTGTGTCTCTAACATCTATCGCTATGATGAACTCAAGGAAGCCTGGTGCTTGGCAGGGAAGACGAGTATTCCCATGGACAGCACAGCAGTGATCACCAAGGGTGACCGAAACCTGTACATTGTCACTGGGCGATGCCTGGTGAAGGGCTACATCTCCCGGGTCGGTGTAGTGGACTGCTTTGACACTTGTATAGGGGAACTGGTCCAGTGTATCACTTTCCCCATAGAATTCAACCACCGGCCCCTGCTCTCCTTCCATCAGGACAACACCCTCCGTATACACAGTCACAGGCAGAGCGTGGAAATCAACTTACAGAAGAGAAATGCCAACAAGTTGACAACCTCAGTACCTCTGTTGCCCAACAGTTGTCCCTTGGATGTATCCCACGCTATCTGCACCATTGGAGACAGCAAGGTATTTGTATGTGGGGGCGTCACCACAGCCAGCAATGTCCAGACGAAAGACTACACCATCAATCCTAATGCTTACTTGCTGGACCAAAAGATAGGTGAATGGAAGACCCTTGCCTGCCCACCCGAGGCACTGGACTGTCCTGCCTGTTGTCTAGCCAAACTGCCTTGCAAGATTCTTCAAAgaatttaa